A genomic stretch from Chitinophaga agri includes:
- a CDS encoding tetratricopeptide repeat protein, translated as MNQDFPFLNDDFEEIKDLLQQFENLKAGQSHSFLDEDSFELIIDYYDEHDELPNAMQAAELAIEQFPYSSTLLLKKANLLIESKKYQDAMDLLEKAAILDSTDINLYILQTDVYLAMNQHDKAAALLEEQIAVFEGDDKTELLLELSDVYDDCEEFEKVFDCLRLTLEHAPNNEEALHKICFWTEFTGRNEESIRLHTNIINEHPYNQLAWFNLGTAYQGLKLYEKAIDAYQYAIVIDEKFDYAYRNMGDAYIRLRKYADAIDVLKKHLEIAKPEDVIYEAIGHCYERQRKYTQARYYYRKASHLSPSDDKLYYKIAVAYMTESNWENAIKSIMSAIKINKNSAEYLIALGQCYIEMDKNKEGLIHLLAAVRLRPSSITTWQEFIRGLYISGFFEEALIQLNAAVQKVGHKPVLQYYLSAIMFATGKSKEGMLQLETALQMNPKHVKKLIELDPTLLQHPGIVELVTRYKRSKKTK; from the coding sequence ATGAATCAAGACTTTCCATTTTTAAACGACGATTTTGAGGAGATAAAAGACTTGTTGCAGCAGTTTGAAAACCTGAAAGCTGGGCAATCTCACTCCTTTCTCGACGAGGATTCTTTCGAACTGATCATAGATTACTATGATGAGCATGACGAGCTTCCTAATGCCATGCAGGCTGCTGAACTAGCTATAGAACAGTTTCCTTATTCGTCCACTCTCTTACTGAAAAAAGCTAATCTACTAATAGAATCAAAGAAATATCAGGATGCAATGGACCTGCTTGAAAAAGCAGCCATACTGGATAGCACAGATATTAATCTCTATATCCTCCAGACTGATGTATATCTTGCTATGAACCAGCACGATAAGGCCGCTGCACTGCTGGAAGAACAGATAGCTGTATTCGAAGGGGACGATAAGACTGAACTCCTGCTGGAACTGTCCGATGTGTATGATGACTGCGAAGAGTTTGAAAAGGTTTTCGACTGTCTCCGCCTGACACTTGAACACGCTCCCAACAATGAAGAAGCGCTGCATAAGATCTGCTTCTGGACGGAATTTACAGGCCGGAACGAAGAAAGCATCCGTCTTCATACCAATATTATTAACGAACACCCCTACAACCAGCTCGCCTGGTTCAATCTGGGTACTGCCTATCAGGGACTTAAACTCTACGAAAAGGCGATCGATGCTTATCAGTACGCTATCGTGATCGATGAGAAATTCGACTACGCCTACCGTAATATGGGTGACGCCTACATCCGCCTGCGCAAGTATGCGGATGCAATAGATGTGCTCAAAAAGCACCTCGAAATTGCTAAACCTGAGGATGTTATTTATGAAGCGATCGGGCACTGCTACGAACGCCAGCGTAAATACACCCAGGCCCGCTATTATTATCGTAAAGCGTCCCACCTAAGTCCAAGCGACGATAAGCTCTATTATAAGATCGCGGTAGCCTACATGACGGAATCTAACTGGGAAAATGCCATCAAATCCATCATGAGCGCTATCAAGATCAATAAGAACAGCGCCGAATACCTGATCGCTTTAGGTCAGTGTTATATCGAAATGGACAAGAACAAGGAAGGCCTGATCCACCTGCTGGCCGCTGTACGTCTGAGACCCTCCAGTATCACTACCTGGCAGGAATTCATCCGCGGGCTCTATATCTCCGGTTTCTTCGAAGAAGCCCTGATACAGTTGAATGCCGCTGTCCAGAAAGTAGGACACAAACCCGTATTGCAGTATTACCTGTCGGCTATTATGTTTGCCACCGGTAAGTCCAAAGAGGGAATGCTCCAGCTGGAAACGGCTCTGCAG